A single window of Desulfovibrio sp. G11 DNA harbors:
- the rsfS gene encoding ribosome silencing factor: protein MENNHPNTPAGGRAPIQFSDVPASRKAADVAQWLEEHKALRVVCLDLEGEGSFADVLVVAGANSVRHAQSLADGVAQLCREHNYEFLRTEGYATGQWILVDMNDVIVNIFQEPVRELYALEALWGHGSGKGTAAGQNSGE, encoded by the coding sequence ATGGAAAACAATCATCCCAATACACCCGCCGGGGGCCGCGCCCCCATACAGTTTTCAGATGTTCCCGCGAGCCGCAAGGCGGCGGATGTGGCCCAATGGCTTGAAGAGCACAAGGCGCTGCGCGTGGTCTGCCTTGACCTTGAAGGTGAAGGCAGCTTTGCCGACGTCCTTGTTGTGGCCGGCGCAAATTCGGTGCGCCATGCCCAGAGCCTTGCCGACGGCGTGGCCCAGCTATGCCGCGAACACAACTACGAATTTCTGCGTACAGAAGGGTATGCCACCGGGCAGTGGATTCTTGTGGATATGAACGATGTTATCGTCAACATCTTTCAGGAGCCGGTGCGCGAGCTCTACGCCCTTGAAGCCCTGTGGGGGCACGGTTCCGGAAAAGGCACGGCCGCTGGGCAGAACAGCGGAGAATAA